A stretch of Triticum aestivum cultivar Chinese Spring chromosome 1D, IWGSC CS RefSeq v2.1, whole genome shotgun sequence DNA encodes these proteins:
- the LOC123171466 gene encoding calcium-dependent protein kinase 14: MGFCCRWFRKSHPPASGSSGPDGGSSGGPSSASPSTAPQHVKPPAPIGPVLGRPMEDVKSIYNVGKELGRGQFGVTSLCTQKATGQKLACKTISKRKLSTKEDVEDVRREVQIMYHLAGQPGVVELKGAYEDKHAVHLVMELCAGGELFDRIIAKGHYTERAAAALVRTIMGIIHTCHTMGVIHRDLKPENFLLLSKEENAPLKATDFGLSVFFKEGEVFRDIVGSAYYIAPEVLKRNYGPQADIWSVGVMLYILLCGVPPFWAQSEHGIFNSILRGQVDFNNDPWPRISGGAKDLVRKMLTSDPRRRISAHDVLNHPWIKEDGEAPDTLIDNAVLGRLKQFTAMNQFKKAALRVIAGCLSEEEIRGLKEMFKSMDSDNSGTITVDELRKGLAKKGTKLSEAEVQQLMEAADADGNGMIDYDEFITATMHMNRMDREEHLYTAFQYFDKDNSGYITIEELEQALKEKGLMDGRDINDIISEVDADHDGRINYTEFVAMMRKGAPEAANPKKRRDVML; encoded by the exons ATGGGCTTTTGCTGCCGGTGGTTCCGGAAGTCCCACCCCCCGGCCTCTGGCTCGTCCGGCCCCGACGGCGGGAGCTCCGGCGGGCCCTCCTCCGCGTCTCCGTCCACCGCACCGCAGCACGTCAAGCCCCCCGCCCCGATCGGTCCCGTCCTCGGCCGGCCCATGGAGGACGTCAAGAGCATCTACAACGTCGGCAAGGAGCTCGGGCGCGGGCAGTTCGGCGTCACGTCGCTGTGCACGCAGAAGGCGACGGGGCAGAAGCTGGCGTGCAAGACCATCAGCAAGCGGAAGCTGTCCACCAAGGAGGACGTGGAGGACGTCCGGCGGGAAGTGCAGATCATGTACCACCTGGCGGGCCAGCCCGGGGTGGTGGAGCTCAAGGGCGCCTACGAGGACAAGCACGCGGTGCACCTGGTCATGGAGCTctgcgccggcggcgagctcttcgaCCGGATCATCGCCAAGGGCCACTACACGGAGCGGGCCGCCGCGGCGCTCGTCCGCACCATCATGGGGATCATCCACACCTGCCACACCATGGGCGTCATCCACCGCGACCTCAAGCCCGAGAACTTCCTCCTCCTCAGCAAAGAAGAAAACGCGCCGCTCAAGGCCACCGACTTCGGCCTGTCCGTCTTCTTCAAGGAGGGGGAGGTGTTCAGGGACATCGTGGGCAGCGCCTACTACATCGCGCCGGAGGTGCTGAAGCGGAACTACGGGCCCCAGGCCGACATCTGGAGCGTCGGCGTCATGCTCTACATCCTGCTCTGCGGCGTGCCGCCGTTCTGGGCGCAGTCGGAGCACGGCATCTTCAACTCCATCCTGAGAGGGCAGGTGGACTTCAACAACGACCCGTGGCCGCGCATCTCCGGCGGCGCCAAGGACCTCGTCAGGAAGATGCTCACCTCCGACCCCAGGAGGAGGATTTCCGCACACGACGTCCTCA ATCATCCATGGATTAAAGAAGACGGCGAGGCGCCCGACACGCTGATCGACAACGCCGTCCTTGGCAGGCTCAAGCAGTTCACAGCTATGAACCAGTTCAAGAAGGCGGCGCTAAGG GTGATCGCCGGGTGCTTGTCGGAGGAGGAGATCAGGGGGCTGAAGGAGATGTTCAAGAGCATGGACTCGGACAACAGCGGCACCATCACCGTGGACGAGCTCCGGAAGGGGCTGGCCAAGAAGGGGACCAAGCTCAGCGAAGCGGAGGTCCAGCAGCTGATGGAGGCC GCGGACGCGGACGGGAACGGCATGATCGACTACGACGAGTTCATCACGGCGACGATGCACATGAACAGGATGGACCGGGAGGAGCACCTCTACACCGCCTTCCAGTACTTTGACAAGGACAACAGCGGGTACATCACGATCGAGGAGCTGGAGCAGGCCCTCAAGGAGAAAGGCCTGATGGACGGCCGGGACATCAATGACATCATATCGGAGGTCGACGCCGACCAC GACGGGCGGATCAACTACACGGAGTTCGTGGCGATGATGAGGAAGGGGGCCCCGGAGGCGGCCAACCCCAAGAAGCGCCGCGACGTCATGCTCTAG